A window from Sebastes fasciatus isolate fSebFas1 chromosome 22, fSebFas1.pri, whole genome shotgun sequence encodes these proteins:
- the LOC141761331 gene encoding uncharacterized protein LOC141761331, whose protein sequence is MKTFTLITAITLCRFIWISVSGSESQTVEAQSGEEVTLTCSNMSSHDSTTWWSRMVDRTKASLRDGTAKLTSMILGGLTVFLVAVIIGLIVKNRKLQTGWISVSVSESQTVEAQSGEEVTLTCFNMSSSDSMIWWSRMVDGTKASCITVMFNTNSGGSHCDRGQISKFEMISNISTVSLKIKDGDSSDSGLYFCEFYSRGRPTLSVIRLNVKGKVILKSCLSFVSDGIAKLTSMILGGLTVFLVAVIVGLVVKVRKLQTADGEEQNPEQRENMGSDELNYAALSFQAKPKRSRRPAPEREMEPHVVYAATR, encoded by the exons ATGAAGACCTTCACCTTGATAACAGCTATAACTCTCTGCCGCTTTA tctggaTCTCTGTCTCAGGCTCTGAGTCTCAGACTGTGGAGGCTCAGTCTGGTGAAGAAGTCACACTGACGTGCTCCAACATGTCAAGCCATGATTCTACGACATGGTGGTCCAGAATGGTGGACAGAACCAAGGCCAGCT TGAGAGACGGAACAGCAAAGCTGACGAGTATGATCCTGGGCGGTCTGACTGTCTTCCTGGTAGCGGTCATCATCGGTCTGATTGTTAAAAACAGGAAGCTTCAGACAG GCTGGATCTCTGTCTCAGTTTCTGAGTCTCAGACTGTGGAGGCTCAGTCTGGTGAAGAAGTCACACTGACGTGCTTCAACATGTCCAGCAGTGATTCTATGATATGGTGGTCCAGAATGGTGGACGGAACCAAGGCCAGCTGTATCACTGTTATGTTCAATACTAATAGCGGCGGTTCACACTGTGATcgaggtcaaatttcaaaattTGAAATGATCTCCAACatctccactgtctctctcaaaATCAAAGACGGGGATTCATCTGACTCTGGACTGTATTTCTGTGAGTTTTATTCACGTGGCCGTCCAACTCTCAGTGTAATACGTTTAAATGTTAAAGGTAAGGTCATTCTAAAGTCTTGTCTTTCTTTTG TGAGTGACGGAATAGCAAAGCTGACGAGTATGATCCTGGGCGGTCTGACTGTCTTCCTGGTAGCGGTCATTGTCGGTCTGGTTGTTAAAGTCAGGAAGCTGCAGACAG CTGATGGAGAAGAACAGAATCCAGAGCAAAGAGAG AATATGGGATCAGATGAACTGAACTACGCAGCTCTAAGTTTCCAGGCAAAGCCAAAAAGAAGCCGCAGGCCTgcacctgagagagagatggagccaCATGTTGTGTACGCTGCCACCAGATAG